The sequence GCTTTGTGATGGGACTCCCGTTTATTTCATAAATCAAGCTCTCGTTCTTGACTGCAGAAGACAGTAAACAAAGAAGAGACTCCCACTGGTTTCTTCCTATCGAATCTCCAACAAACACTAGCCTCTTGTCCCGAAGTTTCTCTAGCATCAGTTTTGCATCAAATCTGATTCATTTTTACATAATTCAAAAACAGAAGTAAAGAGAGTCAGCTAAGTACCAATCCTAAACATATTAGTTCATAGCTCATGAAGAACACGGATAACCTATTGTGCATACATGTTATATGGCAACCAATCCTTTTCCAAAAATGTAATTTAACTCACGGGTTCAGATAGTACAGTAGCCTCTATAAGATAAGGAGCACACACATTGATTAGCTAAGAAAAAGCTGTTTGATGTGAATGgggaaatagaagaagaagaagaagaagaagaagggaccATATTAAAAGATCAAaccaagagaagaaaacaaaaaaagccatTGGCTTTAATAGCAAAAATATGATGAGCAAGTTTCACGAGATTGTGCTTATCCTAAGCCGTAACTTGCGGACAACTGGAGGAGAAGAGACCATAGAAAACGACATCAAAGCCTGAAAGCAACAAAGCTTAAAAAGAAGCTCTGACTTCTCTTCTCTCCATAGAccacaaatatttcataaatctctacaaacaaaacataatctCCCTTGTAATAACAACACACACACTATGATTTGATTTGgaaatctcaaaccaaaatctccCTTCACTGTTCAAAATCTAAGTTCTAATAAGAGAACAAACATGAACTACTACAACAAAGAGAAACAATTTGATTCGTAGTCACGGATACGCAATTAAAGAGCACCAAGTGGCAGAAGAACAGAGGAAACTATGAattgaagaatatatatatatatatatatacctgggCAAATTACAGTGTCTAGGTTGCCATCGCCACTGAGTATAGAACAAATCAGACCTTCCAAAGTCACTACACCTAAATCCTTCATCGAGAAATCTGCAATCTTTGGATTGGTACAACGGATAAGAGTCGTCCCAAACCCAATCCCCATCGAACACATCACACCCATCTCCACTCTCTTCCAGAAACCCAACTCTCATGGaactattactactactactactgttgctggtgttgttgttgctgctggttTCAAGTTTGAGCCAGACGAATCTGTCTGATTTATCAGAAAGGCCATAGCTTTTAGGAACGCTTCTGTAATCAAAGTAGAAAAAACTGCAAACCAAACATAGCCCGACCaagaaaaaacccaaaactcCTAAAGAAGGCTCGAACACAAGCCTCGACCTTTTGAATCTCTTCAAAGCTTCACAGATTGGCTTTGCTCCTCCATTTTCTTCAACGTTTGAGTTTATAGACATCTCAAGTTCAATAATCTTATAAGAAATCTCGAAAAAGGTTTTGTCTTTGAGGgggaaaattcaagaaattgggaAAGTAAAGAAGAggggaataataataataatcatggCGAATGAAGATGAAGCAAGTTGAGGATTGTTAATGGAAGAGGAGGAGCTTTGCTTGGTTGGTCAGTTTCGtttcgtttctgtttttaatgGAGTATACAATTATGAAGAATGAATGATGCGAAAAACATGTGTCAAGGAAACGAGGAAACACTTtccaatggaaaaaaaaaaagttgagatttttatttcagacagaagaagaagaagaagacgaagagagaagTATATTTTGGCAAGAACAATGAACGATTCGGTTCGAATCCAGACAAAgccaaaaacccaaaagaaaactCTCAACTTTTCTCTTGTTGTCTTTTTGTGTTCACATCCGCACAAAGAGATGAGTAGTGACTATTGGTTGAAAATCGTggaggttttaaaaaaaaaattaattcctctttatttgttaaatttaatcaaaattaattatttgttaatttcAATATCTGTGCTATTGTGGTAactttagatattttttattattttgtaaacttttaattataagaagtcAAAAAGCTAATTAAAACTATCCAGACCAGAAAGAGTAAGAAATTAACGacagttttgaatattttgcaagaagaaaatattttttagtttttacaatctACAAGCAGTAATAACAAGTTCATCTATTtctaaaaattacaaacaattcATATCaagatttatttgtttctataaaagataaatttgtaagaaaaaaatacaaactatAATAATTGCTTTGTTAATAAGAGAGTAAAACCGTTTTAAAGTATGGTTAGTTTCTTACTGTTTTTGGGTATCACACTCGCTAATAAGGAGCTAGCGTGAGGTCATTCTTGTCGTAACGAGCGTGCGAAAGGAGAAGACGTGGAAGGTTAAAAACAGTGGGAAGGCGCGTGGGACAACATAATTTGATTAGTGGTGATAATGGTGGCCACCGGCCGTGTGCGCTTTTTATTTAGTGGGGTTTTATAATttcacctgaaaaaaaaaacttaccactACTAATAATAATGAGATTATATACTAGTATTACCTAAATCTTGTTAGTAAATGTACATTTAcgttttaatccttttttttttttgggaatcaTTTTTCtattgagtaaaaaaaatcttgattccTTGCTTTAAAAGAGAGACCATTGTTCTGTTAATGGAACAAATTATACTACTAGACTAGTTGTGAAAAATAGATGAGTTGGCACCTGACCTGATTAACGCTAGACAATTATACATCCGATTAGGTTTTACACTCTAGTAATTGAAAGATATTTTACTTTGTGGTAGGCTGTAGGCTGCCCGAGTTAATTAGAAACTTAGTTATTAGAATGAAACACACAATATACGTCTATACCAATTATTATTAGTCgagttgatatatatatatatatatatatatgttaagaaAATGGGGTTATTATCATGTAATAGCACCCTAGGCTCGTATATTCCAAAGTttaatgacaaagaaaaaacaaaagatttataataataaaacaacgTAACGGTCCCATGCTTTGACGTTGAGTTTGACAACCAACGGTCCCATGCTTTttgcaaaacaatttttttttagaaacgtGAACAAAAAATTATGGAAAGAGATTTGTCGCCTTTGACCTCTTTCTAAGTAATAAATTTAGATATACCATTTACGGGATGGTGAACTAATGTAGCAAATAGAGGTATTTGGATTATGCAAATGAAGGTCGAAAGGTTTAGCAGGCATACATACTCGAAATTGGGTTTTTAGGCATTCAGTCCACATGCAAGCTATGGATAATAAAGTTCGAGTGAGctaaatttgtaaaaaccaaACCGACTATACATcgaaataaaccaaaccaattgtCACTAGTTTTATTTGGTGCATACGTTTTTTAGTCTTTCTCCAGTAACTAAAGAAATCAAGATGATGTTGTTTTGcgattttgttgtttgtaaatATGAgtattatataaactaaaaagtttatttaaaatatcaatttatgtGAGAGAATAAAAGGTGTAGGGAACAATTGCATAAATGTAATGATCAATAGCGTTAAGCATCAAAAATTTCTCCTCTATTATGTCCTATCCTTATCAGATAAGATAACTGTTATCCTTATCAGCTTTGCCACCTTTATTTGGTTCGTTGGTGTCGCTAAATTATGAgaatggtttaattaagtaCTATATAATTAGctccaaaatatattaagataggctataataataagaatttCTTTGGATCGGAATATCGGATCGGAAAAGCCAAAATCCATTTTTGACAAATACACgcttaagacttttttttttctttttcatttgacAATTGCTATCTCGGCACTTACGAcggttacgttttttttttttgtgaaggaAAGGACTTCAATTGAGATGAAAATAGTCAGCCGGTTAAACCGGGTACAAAGGAGAAACTAGAGAGACTTGATTTTGCTAATTCATCTGCAACACAATTATCTTTTCGTGAGACAAAACGATATCGAGCATCTTCGAAGTCCGATGATAGAAAGAGGATGTCATGAAGAATCCCATGGAGCTGCCGAATTGATTGCTTTGATCACCCGTAAGGAATCTGAAGCTAGAGAGAATTTTGTAATGCCGAGTTCTTTGGCATGGAGAACAGCTTGGTGGATGGCCATCGCTTCAGCCATAAGAGCCGATCGTACATGTCTGTAAGACAACATACTTCAAGTATATATCTAGATTATACTCTATTACTTTATAGCCCTTTATAGTGTATAGTATATACTGTATTGTTTTCCTAAGCAAATACTAATCTAACACCGAACCGAGCACACTGGATTTGGGTCCCCTGTGTGTACTTACAATTTATTAATGATTGATTCCTTTAAGTGAGATGGAATCTTCGAATGATTTTAAGTACGCAATTAAATAGAAGAAGATCGAAACTCAGACTCCTAGGCTCCGAGCCGTCCATGCCATGCCACTTGTCGTAAGGTTTTGTAGCACATCACATGTAATTTTTCTTGGGGACAATGAATCTCTCGagcaaagagaaaacaaaagcaattatTGCGTAATGGTCAAGCTCAAAAATATACTACTATCTGATTTTAATGATCTTAATAAAAAACAGGACGCAGAAAGCATTGTTAACGCTTTGCTTaatcaatgatttatgtttctttcaaccttttttttttaactgatttgaGTAGTGACGGAGTAGATGACGGATCTCGTTgctcaactctttttttttttgtgtgcctTAAATATGATCAATTCAGGCGGTTGCAACTGCGTTTTGCGTTCTGCAAGACTAAACTCGTCAAGTATAAGGTTTTTCGTTTCAGAATTTGCGATTTCGACAGAAAGGAATGATAGTACAATCTTATGGTATTGTTATGGTGtctaagtgtttttttttttttggatttaattgtatataaatgatttttattctaATGATCGAATAGTTTCTCGAAAATAACCATctaaatataatcatatttagTTGGAATTAATCACAGTCTACCTAAAACACATGGTTTAAATTTATGCAAGTAACAGAGTCAGAGATACTATATATATCATGAGTTAATGAAATTTACTTTTATTCTTAAATTAGAAATTCTGAAATAGCATTGAATACAATGTAGCAACCTAAAACttactactccctccgtttcaaaatataagatattttagaattttttttttgtttcataatataggatgtttccatgcaacttttagattactttggtattttatattatgcagtattgtttctgattggttgaacttgttaaaagtaaatgtttcttaatctgcgtgttttagttaaaacatcatatattttgaaacggaggaagtatttTCTAGACTATTCACTAGCTCAGTCCgtcaataaaatttgaaccaTTTATATAATGCATTAACTCACGTAAGAAAAAGGCCACAAAATCTACAAACATGCATATATCCACGAGTACGAATCATTGTTAAGAATCTTTAGTTAAGGAATAGTCGATACtaagaaaatgaagatgaagaagcttcttAAAGTGGTGTTCCTCTTGGTCGCTTACTTAACTTGTTCCATCGCCATGGCTAGTTACCACGGATGTGACAAGGCTGCAGAGAAGGCCAATGAGAATGAGCGTGGTCGTCGGAGAAGATTTAAGAGACGAGTTTGGGAAcgacgaggagaagaagaagaaggtgaattTGTGGTCGGGTCGTAAGTTAGTTTCTGGTCCAACTCGTAGAGGTTGCGACCACTAAATGTTTAGGTGTGGTAAGATTATCCCCTAGTTTGGTGTTTCTTGGTATCGTTTTTAAGGTAGTATGAGTGTTGTTATGGATAATGAAAGGATTGGagttttcatatgattttccatattataaattaaatatattattaaaaaatatatatattttattcaatgcACTGTGTAATAGCAAAATGGTCAATTTGCTTACCTTTTGTATAAGACTGGTCTGTTTTCGCATCATGTAATGGCTCTAATGACCTAATGAGGATTTGAGTTTTCATGTCAATTaccttttaatttcttaaagTATATTAACTATTTGCGCATCAAAAGATAGTTACTTTGCATCATGTTGCATGCACTAATTCTTGTGTAATATGTAGTTTTTTAAATCTAATTACATAATTCGAATCTAATTCATCATTGTTCACTGGAATTACATATTACACAAGAAGAGAACAATCAAAAAACTAGAACAGACCTTTGAGTCCGAGCTCGAATATGGACTCGCTATCGAAATCAGCTGCTTCTTTAGACTGAAGAGAATCAAAGGGCGAGTGACAAGTCTCTTCAACGGCTCTGTATCGGCCATTGACTTGACGGCCTGTAACTGCGACTCTATCAAAGAAATCATGCTCGCTATTGGGGCAAGATCCAGATGAAAATCGAAGAATAtgtgagagagggagagattgCACCGTAGCATAAGAGAACAccaaaagaaatgaaagaaaaattcaaccaatttttAAGATTTCAATTGACCCGGCTAATTGTTTCACAAGTGCGTACATCTTGataaacaaaatgtaaaaattgcaataaaaaatcagaaaacagCATGATACctgaaaaagcaaaaagaagatTCCTCGCCAATGGAATTGCTAATGGCGCATACAACTTTAATAGGCCCCTTGACCTTCACCACCTCTGCTGTCAGATCACCACAATATGCCAGCCTTCGTTCAAATCTAGTAAAGCCACCATCATCACCGGTCGGTACAAAAGTTGTCTGATCTTCATCTATCCACTCAAAAGTTCCCCGTATGAGTGCTATCTAATAACTCAAGGGAACTCCAATTGATCTAAATAGGAAGTGAAGTGTACATTCCTGAAAGACAATgaagtttaaaagattttattagatAACTTGAATAATCACAATCAACATAAGGCGGGGTTGATGCGGTGCCGGTGAAATCCGAGGCCCAatacggaaaaaaaaattaggattttctctttttttttaagataataaaatactaaaagctcatatttgttttgttaattatatgggGCCgtcaaaagtttttatttattaacttttaaaattttgggattttttgttaattatggGAACCTTTTTGCTAATTTTAAAacctattttattaattatgggctatttttcaaatttttaactaatttttggaCTTTTTGGAGCCTATTATTGGACATTTTTTAAATTAGGATGCCTTTTTACTaatttgggggggggggggNNNNNNNNNNNNNNNNNNNNNNNNNNNNNNNNNNNNNNNNNNNNNNNNNNNNNNNNNNNNNNNNNNNNNNNNNNNNNNNNNNNNNNNNNNNNNNNNNNNNNNNNNNNNNNNNNNNNNNNNNNNNNNNNNNNNNNNNNNNNNNNNNNNNNNNNNNNNNNNNNNNNNNNNNNNNNNNNNNNNNNNNNNNNNNNNNNNNNNNNNNNNNNNNNNNNNNNNNNNNNNNNNNNNNNNNNNNNNNNNNNNNNNNNNNNNNNNNNNNNNNNNNNNNNNNNNNNNNNNNNNNNNNNNNNNNNNNNNNNNNNNNNNNNNNNNNNNNNNNNNNNNNNNNNNNNNNNNNNNNNNNNNNNNNNNNNNNNNNNNNNNNNNNNNNNNNNNNNNNNNNNNNNNNNNNNNNNNNNNNNNNNNNNNNNNNNNNNNNNNNNNNNNNNNNNNNNNNNNNNNNNNNNNNNNNNNNNNNNNNNNNNNNNNNNNNNNNNNNNNNNNNNNNNNNNNNNNNNNNNNNNNNNNNNNNNNNNNNNNNNNNNNNNNNNNNNNNNNNNNNNNNNNNNNNNNNNNNNNNNNNNNNNNNNNNNNNNNNNNNNNNNNNNNNNNNNNNNNNNNNNNNNNNNNNNNNNNNNNNNNNNNNNNNNNNNNNNNNNNNNNNNNNNNNNNNNNNNNNNNNNNNNNNNNNNNNNNNNNNNNNNNNNNNNNNNNNNNNNNNNNNNNNNNNNNNNNNNNNNNNNNNNNNNNNNNNNNNNNNNNNNNNNNNNNNNNNNNNNNNNNNNNNNNNNNNNNNNNNNNggggggggggggggggggttgaggccttattagtttttaaaaaacctcCAAAATGGACTTCAATGAGGCCCAATACGAATGTTTCATTAGAATTGGTGAATGGCCGGGCCTGGACCGATGCAATACAATATCACATTAGGGGGAGAAATGAAACTAACATGTTCACATGTGATCTCAATAGATTTGTTTTCCCCAGGTTTCAGAGCTAGCATGCACGAGATATGACCCACAGAGATATCAGTGGGGAGTATACTCAATCCTCCAAAGTTAAACGGGATTTGGTGGGGATCAATGTGCCTAAAAAAATAGGTAAACCAAATCAGAAACTCTCTATAAATCCtaacaagaaaacacaaacaaaaaaacaaaaaagcaattACCTGAATAAGGTGCAAAGAGATGTTGCTGGATAGGCCACCTCAACCTCCTTAGCTGCTCTTGGTGATCTCATGTTGTTACACGCACGGACCCACCAAGGAGACTCATCCATATTAAATATCTGTAACCAGAAATTATGCTTGTAAGAAAAATGAATGGTCAGATTCTCTAGCTAGAACggagataaaaattaaaaatgtgttCTACCTGTTTGAAGGAAAATCCAAGGTAGTACTCCTGAGCCAAGATCAAGGCTGGTTTGGCTAGTTCGGTCACGAGGTCAAGCTCTCTCTTCGACAATCCTGAAGGATTACTACTAATatcaagaacatgaagaaaGCTTGGAATTCTACCGGAGGTCAAATAGTGTTTCCTTATGCACTTCTCCATGAAAAGAATCCTAGTCTTCACGAAACTAGCCACATGATGCTCCGCAATTCCCCTCTCGAATCCATTGTAGAGAAAATCGTAACACACGGGGTTGCCTTCTCTGTCGTGTCTGTGCGTGAAGACGAACTCTTCAGGAACATTCAACCTACCTTCAATCTCTGCGTCGATATTGTTGTTCCTTCTCCACTCCATGGTATTCTCTAACAGGCTTAACGACTTCTCAACATTGAAATTTTTggcttttaaaaatttcatcaaaaccATTCTGCTTCCCTCACCATCCAGCAGCGGAATTCCCCATATATTGCTTTCAAGATTAGGATTCGTTTCTAAATACCTCTGCACCAATAGCCTAaatttggttgcagctgatgcCCTTCCTCGATTCCTTGGATAGCGTCTGTTCTGAAAATTAACCACGAAACCGAAATCCTAATAATAATTAGccaaaaataattgtaaaaaaaaaaagctatatcCCTATACAAACACAACATGCATAAGCATGCAAATTTCCAAGCAACAAGGACGTCACACTTGGGATTACATTGTGTAGTAGCAAGCGTACTGGACTATCAGTTGACAAGCACACACCAACGTTCCCAGACCATTGATTATCTGTCCCAtaaatacaaaccaaaaaaagaacgTAAAAAAACAGTCAAATatcttaacaaaaatatataaatatagtagagatataatagtaataataataaagaagttTTCAAGGATAATGAAAGCTTACAAGGATGTATATGTCAATTTTGTAAAACAGAGAATAAGCTGTCCAAATGCTAGCGTTGATGAAGCTTAGAAACGACAACCAAAATGGCATCATGTACCTACAGCCACTAGTCTCCAACATTGTATCCTGTAGTTTTAAGCAtgaaattaaactatatatatatactagataagatCCGCGTTATTACGTgggtaaaaatttaaaaaatttattgacAGTAATTAAATagtaacatatatgtttttagattttatcttgtattattttgatattgaatatggatttttcatatttcattttaatactcttTCAGTTCATTATATAAGAatcttaagattttttttgctctatttgataatattttccCTAGTTtctatgtaaattttttattaatataacaatttatgactatttgaactatgcagtatatttttcttttggttaaagttttataaatgagataatatttattgtttattaatctttatccttttacccaaaaactcttataggacAGGGAGTATCATTTAGATATctataccatcataataaaccatattttaagtttaattacacattccatcttaatgcatagaactaaatattttatatcaaacacaattaatacatgatatcaaatctatatcttagtaagaattaaaaatacagataaaaattaacaaaatataatttgcaaaaaaactgaatcaatattatttaagatatatttgttatgttgttatctcataagtattaattttacctcatgtcataatcaattttaaatgagtgaaatttataaaataaaacatatataaagatatagagacattctcatcaaataactgaagattccttcctataaattataatttatttcaaattatctcatgttttaacatatgcattacaaaaatacatctgttgaaattataaaatcaaacataaaagaaattactaatattcttaaatgattttttttaaatgatacatattaatatttgaaaaaaattaatctaaaataaatttcatcgttagacattcagtttagtaatcacatttaactatctatttcatcgtaaaactataattcacttcttcatggattagagttaaatttttaataataaaaataatataagcaTCATATGTATActgattaatattttaaatttaacaataaaaataatcattaaaaaatcACTTACCATccacaaaatttttgaaaatccaaaaatatcctaaatattattcttctatatgtcataatttcatatgTAATACTTTTGCCAATTTTCATCCATTGACCAAAAAGTCACtcctacaaactcatttttttccaGATatctcatattactacatgcattaaaatctttaaaataaaacatgtaaaactatactaatacacatcatgtattgatttttttttcttttttaagttcactattctttcaaggttttgtgtatttacttacaataaaaatttatattacaaagataaatacaatttatatccgactaaaattatgtaaaataacttattttattttttaactttgttattcattatttatggattaatatacatgctgaataaattaagttttggCTTAcacatgttatatttttttgagaacatgtgtataatataattagcatacaatga comes from Camelina sativa cultivar DH55 chromosome 19, Cs, whole genome shotgun sequence and encodes:
- the LOC109130769 gene encoding patellin-3-like, with protein sequence MEWRRNNNIDAEIEGRLNVPEEFVFTHRHDREGNPVCYDFLYNGFERGIAEHHVASFVKTRILFMEKCIRKHYLTSGRIPSFLHVLDISSNPSGLSKRELDLVTELAKPALILAQEYYLGFSFKQIFNMDESPWWVRACNNMRSPRAAKEVEVAYPATSLCTLFR